CAGATAGTCGCGCTCACGGGCGAAGCTCTGGCGGTAGGGATCGAGGCCCGCGTAGACCCGGATGTGGGGCAACTCACGCTGGAAGCGCCGAATGGCCGTCACCGCGTCCACGTTGTAGACCTTCGCGCTCATGTCGGCGGGGGCGTCGCCCGTCACGATGAGTACCTCGTCGATGCCCGCCGCGTCCAGACTCTCCGCCATCGCCAGCGGCTCACGCGGGTTGAGGTCCACCGACCGCAGGTGCGGAATCGCCCGGTAGCGCGGTCTCGCCAGCGCGCACCCCTGCCACGAGCGGGTCGAATACCGCGTCAGGTCGGGGATGTTCACGGTGTCCACGCCGGGGAGGTGCGCCGCCACCGTTTCCAACTCGGCGCGCAGGCCGGAGCGAGAACGGGGGACGAGTTCGACGGAGACGCGGGTCACTGCCCGCCTCCGGCGGTGGGTCGAGGGGTCAAGGAGTCATGGGGTCGAGGGGGATGTCCTCTCGACTCCTCGACTTCCCGACTCCTCAACCCCGCCGGGTCATACGCCAGCATCGGCCCCAGCCACCGCTCCGCCTCCTCCACCGTCCAGCCCTTGCGCGCCGCGTAGTCCTCCACCTGATCGCGCCCGATGCGGCCCACGGCGAAGTAGCGGGCCTCGGGGTGGGCGAAGTACAGGCCGGAGACGGCGGCGGCGGGGAGCATGGCGCAGGACTCCGTGAGCGAGAGGCCGATCTCTTCCGCCTTCAGCAACTCGAACAGGGTCCGCTTCTCGGTGTGGTCGGGCTGGGCGGGGTAGCCGGGGGCGGGGCGGATGCCCGCGTACCGCTCCTTGATGAGGTCGTCGTTGTTCAACGTCTCCCCCTGCGCGTAGCCCCAGTAGTGCGTTCTTACGTCGCGGTGCAACTTCTCGGCGAAGGCTTCGGCCAGCCTATCCGCCACGGCTTTGGTCAGGATGCTCATGTAGTCGTCGTGCTGCCTCTCGAACTCGCGGCTCAACTCCTCCGCCCCGTGGATGGCGACGGCGAAGGCACCGAGGTGGTCTCCCCGCAGCGCCACGAAGTCGGCCAGCGCGGTATTCGGCGTCGTCTGCTCGCGCTGCTGCCGGAGGGTGTGCAGGCGGGCCACGGGGGGCAACGGTGCGCGCCCCGCCGCCAGCTCGTGCGTTTGATGGTCCAGGGTGTCCGCTTCCACCGCCTCCACCGCCCCCGCCTCCACCACGAGGTCGTCCCCCTCCCGGTGCGCGGGCCACAGGCCGATCACACCGCGCGCCGTCATCAGGCCCTCGTCCGTCACTCGCTTTAGAAGTGCCTGCGCGTCGTCGAACAACTTCCGGGCCTCGGCCCCCCGCAGCGGGTCGGTGAGGATGTTCGGGTAAATCCCCTTCATCTCCCACGCGATGAAAAAGGGCGTCCAGTCGATGTAACTGAGGAGTTCGGTGATGGGCTGCTCGATGACCGTGCGGCCCAGGACGTGCGGTGCGGGGACGGCGGCGGGGGAGAGGCGGGGGGCACGCTCGCGGGCCTCGTTCAATGAAATCAGCCGCACCTGCCGACCGCCGTGCCGCTCCCTCAACGCCTCATACTCGGTGCGGGTCCGTTCCTGCACGGCCTCCTCGTCGGAGAGCAGATCGTTCACCACGCCGACTGCCCGGCTGGCATCGAGGACGTGGACGACCGTGCCGTTGTAGGCCGGGTCGATCTTGACCGCCGTGTGGGCGCGGCTGGTCGTGGCCCCGCCGATCAGGAGGGGGGTCTTCAGCCCGCGCCGCGTCATCTCGCGCGCTACGCTCACCATCTCGTCGAGGCTGGGGGTGATCAGGCCGGAGAGACCGATCACGTCCGCCCCCATTTCCCGCGCGGTGTCCAGAATCTTCTCGGTCGGCACCATCACGCCGAGGTCCGTCACCTGATAGCCGTTGCAGGCGAGCACCACACCCACGATGTTCTTGCCGATGTCGTGAACGTCGCCCTTCACGGTGGCGAGGAGGACCTTGCCCTTGCCGCTGCTGCCGATCTGTTCGGCCTCCAGATACGGCGTGAGGTGGGCGACGGCGCGTTTCATCACGCGGGCGGACTTGACCACCTGCGGCAGGAACATCTTCCCGGCCCCGAAGAGGTCGCCGACGACGTTCATGCCGTCCATCAGCGGCCCCTCGATGACGGCGAGGGGGGAGCCGAGGAGTTGGTAGGCCTCCTCCGCGTCCTCCGTGACGTAATCGGTGATGCCCTGAACGAGCGCGTGTTTCAACCGTTCGGCGACCGGAAGCTCACGCCACGCGCTCTGGGCGCTCGCCTCCCGCTTCACGCCCTTGTAGCCTTCCGCGAGCTGGATCAGTCGCTCGGTCGCGTCCGGCCTGCGCGCCAGAATTACGTCCTCCACCGCCCCCCGCAACTCCGGGTCGATGTCGTCGTACACGGCGAGCATCCCCGCGTTGACGATACCCATGTCCAGGCCCGCCCGAATCGCGTGGTACAGGAAGACGGCGTGCATCGCCTCGCGGACGTGGTTGTTCCCACGGAAGGAGAAGGACACGTTGCTGATTCCGCCCGAAACCAGAGCGCCCGGCAGATTCGCCTTGATCCAGCGCGTCGCCTCGATGAAGTCCAGCGCGTAGCGGTCGTGCTCCTCCAGTCCCGTCGCCACGGTCAGCACGTTGGGGTCGAAGATGATGTCCTGTGGGGGGAATCCCGCCCCCTCGGTCAGCAACCTGTACGCGCGGGACGTGATCTCGATGCGGCGCTCCAGACTGTCCGCCTGTCCCCCCTCGTCGAAGGCCATGACGACGGCGGCGGCCCCGTAGCGGCGCAGGAGTCGTGCCCGCTCCAGAAACTTCGCCTCCCCGTCCTTGAGGGAGATCGAGTTCACGACCGCTTTACCTTGCACCCGCTTGAGGCCCGCCTCCAGCACCTCCCAGCGCGAGGAGTCGAGCATCAGCGGCACGCGGGAAATGTCCGGCTCACCCGCGAGGAGGTTGACGAACCGCACCATCGCCGCCTCGCCGTCGAGCATCCCCTCGTCGAAGTTCACGTCCACGATCTGCGCGCCGTTCGTGACCTGCTGGCGCGCGATCTTTAATCCAGCGTCGTAGTCGCCCGCGAGAATCGCCTTGCTGAACTTCGGGCTGCCCGTCACGTTCGTCCGCTCGCCCACGTTCACGAAGTTCGTCTCCGGCGTGACGGCGAAGGCTTCCAGGCCGCTGAGGCGCAGGTAGGGCGGGAGCTTGGGCGCAGTTCGGGGAGGAAGACCAGAAACGGCGTCCACGATGGCGCGGATATGTTCGGGCGTCGTGCCGCAGCAGCCGCCCACGATGTTGACCAGCCCCTCGCGGGCGAAGTCGGCCAGGACCGCCGCCGTGTGCTCGGGCGTCTCGTCGTACTCCCCGAAGGCGTTGGGCAGGCCCGCGTTGGGGTGGACGGACACCAACGCCTCCGTGTTCGCGGCGATGGCCCGTAGATGGGGCCGCAGCAGGTCCGCACCCAGCGCGCAGTTCAGGCCGAGGCTGAAGAGGTTCGCGTGCTCCGTGCTGACCGCGAACGCTTCCGGCGTCTGCCCGCTCAGCGTCCGTCCCGAGGCGTCGGTGATCGTCCCCGACAGCATGATGGGCAGCGTCTTGCCGGTCTGAGCAAATACCTCCTCACACGCGAAAAGGGCCGCCTTCGCGTTCAGGGTGTCGAACACGGTCTCGATCAGGAGGAGATCGGCCCCGCCCGCGATCAGTCCCTCGACCTGCTCGGTGTACGCCGCGACCAGATCGTCAAAGGTGATGTTGCGGAACTCGGGCCGCTCCACGTCGGGGGAGAGGGTAGCCGTGCGGTTCGTGGGACCGACCGACCCGGCGACCCAGCGGGGGCGACCGTCGCGGGCCGTGAATTCGTCGGCGACCTCGCGGGCCAGCCTCGCGCCCGCCTCGTTCATCGCGCGGGCGAGGTGTTCGGTGCCGTAGTCGGCCTGTGAGATCACGGTCGAGTTAAAGGTATTCGTGGAGGCGATGTCCGCGCCCGCCCCGAAGTACGCGCGGTGGACGCCTTTGATCACGTCGGGCCGGGTGAGTTGCAGCAGGTCGAAGTTGCCCCGGTACATCCGCAGGGGGTCCGAGCCGTCCCAGCGGAAGTCGCCCTCGGTCAGCCCCGCCCGCTGGAGCATGGTGCCCCACGCCCCGTCGAGCACCAGAATCCGTTCCCGCGCGTCTGCGCGAATGTCCCGCGTGTCTGCCGTCATCAAATCACCCCGACGAAAAATACGGGCCGCCCTCTCCTGCCCTGGCCGCCCGTGAAATCTAGAATGCGCTTCCCTGC
The sequence above is drawn from the Deinococcus sp. YIM 134068 genome and encodes:
- the metH gene encoding methionine synthase — its product is MTADTRDIRADARERILVLDGAWGTMLQRAGLTEGDFRWDGSDPLRMYRGNFDLLQLTRPDVIKGVHRAYFGAGADIASTNTFNSTVISQADYGTEHLARAMNEAGARLAREVADEFTARDGRPRWVAGSVGPTNRTATLSPDVERPEFRNITFDDLVAAYTEQVEGLIAGGADLLLIETVFDTLNAKAALFACEEVFAQTGKTLPIMLSGTITDASGRTLSGQTPEAFAVSTEHANLFSLGLNCALGADLLRPHLRAIAANTEALVSVHPNAGLPNAFGEYDETPEHTAAVLADFAREGLVNIVGGCCGTTPEHIRAIVDAVSGLPPRTAPKLPPYLRLSGLEAFAVTPETNFVNVGERTNVTGSPKFSKAILAGDYDAGLKIARQQVTNGAQIVDVNFDEGMLDGEAAMVRFVNLLAGEPDISRVPLMLDSSRWEVLEAGLKRVQGKAVVNSISLKDGEAKFLERARLLRRYGAAAVVMAFDEGGQADSLERRIEITSRAYRLLTEGAGFPPQDIIFDPNVLTVATGLEEHDRYALDFIEATRWIKANLPGALVSGGISNVSFSFRGNNHVREAMHAVFLYHAIRAGLDMGIVNAGMLAVYDDIDPELRGAVEDVILARRPDATERLIQLAEGYKGVKREASAQSAWRELPVAERLKHALVQGITDYVTEDAEEAYQLLGSPLAVIEGPLMDGMNVVGDLFGAGKMFLPQVVKSARVMKRAVAHLTPYLEAEQIGSSGKGKVLLATVKGDVHDIGKNIVGVVLACNGYQVTDLGVMVPTEKILDTAREMGADVIGLSGLITPSLDEMVSVAREMTRRGLKTPLLIGGATTSRAHTAVKIDPAYNGTVVHVLDASRAVGVVNDLLSDEEAVQERTRTEYEALRERHGGRQVRLISLNEARERAPRLSPAAVPAPHVLGRTVIEQPITELLSYIDWTPFFIAWEMKGIYPNILTDPLRGAEARKLFDDAQALLKRVTDEGLMTARGVIGLWPAHREGDDLVVEAGAVEAVEADTLDHQTHELAAGRAPLPPVARLHTLRQQREQTTPNTALADFVALRGDHLGAFAVAIHGAEELSREFERQHDDYMSILTKAVADRLAEAFAEKLHRDVRTHYWGYAQGETLNNDDLIKERYAGIRPAPGYPAQPDHTEKRTLFELLKAEEIGLSLTESCAMLPAAAVSGLYFAHPEARYFAVGRIGRDQVEDYAARKGWTVEEAERWLGPMLAYDPAGLRSREVEESRGHPPRPHDSLTPRPTAGGGQ
- a CDS encoding methylenetetrahydrofolate reductase, translated to MTRVSVELVPRSRSGLRAELETVAAHLPGVDTVNIPDLTRYSTRSWQGCALARPRYRAIPHLRSVDLNPREPLAMAESLDAAGIDEVLIVTGDAPADMSAKVYNVDAVTAIRRFQRELPHIRVYAGLDPYRQSFARERDYLERKLDAGAVGFFTQPFFDLRLMDAYADLIPEGAEMWWGATTVLTEATLNYWRARNHAVFPRTFAPTLEWNREFAEKTLEFARERGHHAYFMPVKADVREYLEGIV